A part of Fusarium oxysporum Fo47 chromosome III, complete sequence genomic DNA contains:
- a CDS encoding major facilitator superfamily domain-containing protein translates to MAVAGRFLSSIGADVLWRSSRDLKILILLRFIRLLGYGGTTLVLALYLNALGFHDTQIGLFMTLTLVGDLAISFILTWVGDRVGVRLTAVVGALLMSAGGVAFAYFENFWLLLLASIVAVINPSANEIDPFKAIEESAIARLSTAHTCNDMFAWWSMLGMFGTAASNLLTGWLINALEDNGMKKVDCHRIIFLSYAGIGLLKLLCSLFLSSEVEQMPLQKESCSTPQSGILTPEEEASDDETAPLLDDNSSGYGAVTQTQAQVLATAQEKRLFTPSSFNFMWKLSLALILDFVGSGLAQISWMTYFFKREYDMPEGALGSATFTAGIISSVLNLASSPLSRAIGQVQTMVLCHTVNSISLLMVSVPGNKYIALVIFIFRIVTREIDNAPRQAFISAGVLDHERTSAMGVVNITKTIGSCLGLYITGLFAGLDKFWLAFILAGALKLSYNVLILAFFWKRR, encoded by the exons ATGGCGGTAGCTGGTCGTTTCCTCTCTAGCATCGGCGCCGATGTTCTGTGGCGGTCAAGCCGAGACCTAAAGATTCTGATCCTTCTCCGCTTCATCCGCCTCCTCGGCTATGGAGGAACGACGCTTGTTCTGGCGCTATATCTCAACGCGTTGGGATTCCATGATACGCAGATCGGGCTATTCATGACGCTGACGCTCGTGGGCGATCTTGCTATCAGCTTTATCCTCACTTGGGTCGGCGATCGTGTTGGCGTGAGATTAACAGCGGTTGTTGGAGCGCTTTTGATGAGTGCTGGAGGCGTTGCCTTTGCGTACTTTGAGAATTTCTGGCTGTTGCTTCTTGCGAGTATCGTTGCTGTTATTAATCCAAG TGCGAATGAGATTGATCCCTTCAAGGCAATTGAAGAATCAGCGATTGCTCGACTCAGCACAGCACATACATGCAATGACATGTTTGCTTGGTGGTCTATGCTAGGCATGTTCGGCACAGCAGCAAGCAATCTCCTAACAGGCTGGCTCATCAACGCCCTCGAAGACAACGGCATGAAAAAAGTAGATTGCCACCGAATAATCTTCCTCAGCTACGCCGGTATCGGCCTCCTCAAACTCCTATGCTCACTCTTCCTCAGCTCCGAAGTCGAGCAAATGCCCCTCCAGAAAGAATCCTGCTCAACACCCCAATCCGGCATCTTGACCcccgaagaagaagcatctGATGATGAGACTGCTCCCCTTCTTGATGATAATAGCTCCGGCTACGGAGCGGTTACCCAAACACAAGCCCAGGTCCTCGCCACAGCCCAAGAAAAGCGCCTCTTCACTCCGTCGTCTTTCAACTTCATGTGGAAGCTCTCCCTCGCACTGATCCTCGACTTTGTGGGCTCTGGTCTCGCACAGATCTCATGGATGACATATTTCTTCAAGCGCGAGTACGACATGCCCGAGGGCGCGCTGGGCTCCGCGACCTTCACCGCCGGTATAATCTCCTCCGTGCTGAACCTCGCGTCGTCACCGCTGTCACGCGCCATCGGACAGGTGCAAACCATGGTCCTCTGTCACACGGTCAACTCCATTTCGCTGCTCATGGTGTCTGTGCCTGGGAATAAGTACATCGCTCTTGTGATTTTCATCTTTAGAATTGTTACGCGCGAGATTGATAATGCGCCTCGACAGGCGTTCATCTCAGCGGGGGTTTTGGATCATGAGAGGACTTCGGCTATGGGTGTTGTTAATATTACAAAGACGATTGGAAGTTGTCTTGGCTTGTACATCACAGGTTTGTTCGCGGGCTTGGATAAGTTCTGGCTTGCGTTTATTCTCGCTGGTGCACTTAAACTGTCCTACAATGTTTTGATCCTGGCATTCTTTTGGAAGAGGCGTTGA